AAATGAGGATTCAGACTCTGATGAGCCCCTGGCAATGAAAGCCCCCAAGACAAAAGGACAGAAGAAGGAACCTAATGAGGACTCAGGACAGGATCTCTCCGAGCCCAAAACAGAACCAGCAAAGAGTTCCAAGATTTTATCTGAGGACTCCAGTGAAGAGGAAGATACAGTGTTGAAAAGGAAAAAGTCTGTACAGTCATCAGCAAAAGGCAAGAATGCCAAAAAGAACAAGGCTGGGACAAGTGATGATTCTGGTGATTCTGAAGATGATAAACCTCTTGCGAAGAGCAGAGGGAGGCCAAGGAAGTCTAGCAAAGCCTCCTTGCGGGAGTCTAGCTCAGAAGGCTCATCAAGTGAGTCAGAATATGAGCCTGAAGCCaagaaaggaagcaaaaaaacaaaacccaagcCAAAGAGCAAGGTGGCAGCCAAAAACACAAAGTTGGCCAAGAAGAAATCTAGGAACAGTGATtcagattctgatgatgatgaagcagcTCCTAAGAAGGGCAAAGGAAAAGCAGTTAAGCCAGGGAAGAAGGCAAAAAAAGCTGTGAGTTGCAGTGACTCTGATGATGAGCCACTTGTTACAAAGAAAAAAGCCAGAAAGGTCAGTCAAAAGGCTAAAGATCcagagagtgatgataatgactctgaTGATGAGCCCTTAGTGAAAAAGAAGCCGACTCCAAAATCGAAAAAAGCAGCCAGTGACAGTGACTCTGATGATGAGCCATTGCAGAAAAAGAAGCCGACTCCAAAATCGAAAAAAGCAGGTAGCGACAGTGACTCTGATGATGAGCCATTGCAGAAAAAGAAGCCGACTCCAAAATCGAAAAAAGCAACCAGTGACAGTGACTCTGATGATGAGCCCTTAGTGAAAAAGAAGCCGACTCCAAAATCGAAAAAAGCAGCCAGTGACAGTGACTCTGATGATGAGACCTTAGTGAAAAAGAAGCCAACTCCAAAATTGAAAAAAGCAGGTAGCGACAGTGACTCTGATGATGAGCCATTGCAGAAAAAGAAGCCGACTCCAAAATCGAAAAAAGCAGCCAGTGACAGTGACTCTGATGATGAGCCCTTAGTGAAAAAAAAGCCGACTCCAAAATCGAAAAAAGCAGGTAGCGACAGTGACTCTGATGATGAGCCATTGCAGAAAAAGAAGCCGACTCCAAAATCGAAAAAAGCAGGTAGCGACAGTGACTCTGATGATGAGCCATTGCAGAAAAAGAAGCTGACTCCAAAATCGAAAAAAGCAGCCAGTGACAGTGACTCTGATGATGAGCCCTTAGTGAAAAAGAAGCCGACTCCAAAATCGAAAAAAGCAGGTAGCGACAGTGACTCTGATGATGAGCCATTGCAGAAAAAGAAGCCAACTCCAAAATCGAAAAAAGCAGGTAGCGACAGTGACTCTGATGATGAGCCATTGCAGAAAAAGAAGCCAACTCCAAAATCGAAAAAAGCAGTAAAAGCCAAGAGTGAGAGTGATTCAGACAGTGAACCACTGCAGAAGAAGAAGACTGCAAAGAGAGAGGGTGCAGAGGATGAGAAGTCTGGAGGTTCTGACAACAAGGAAGAGCAagacagggaaggaaagaaaagaaacaagccaAGTAGCTCAGATGAAGAGGAACTGTTGAGTAAGAAGAAAGGCCCAAGTcctaagagaaagaagacagaaacaccaaGTGAATCAGACGAGGAGCCACTgagtaagaagaaagggaaacagacgAAGGATGACCAATCAGGCAGTGACTCAGATGCAGAGACAAATGTGAAGGTGAAGAAGAGTAGCCCcttaaaacagaaaaaggaagactCTGAGGATTCTGATGGAAGTGATGCAGATGCAAAGAAGATAGAATCTAGCAGCAACTCTGACTCAGAGTtggagccagagaaggagagtaagaagacacccaagagagggagaaagcccAAGACagcaaaaggcaagaaaaaagacTCAGACTCTGAGtcagagcctgagaaggagagtaagaagacacccaagagagggagaaagcccAAAGCCAAAAAGGCAGCTGATGACAGCTCGGAAAACTCAGATGGCAGCAGCAGTTCTGATGATGAAAAGCCACTAGCCAAGAAAACTACTgct
This portion of the Penaeus vannamei isolate JL-2024 chromosome 11, ASM4276789v1, whole genome shotgun sequence genome encodes:
- the LOC113802689 gene encoding nucleolar protein dao-5 isoform X1, with product MNTEETKATAVTTSEDKQLSRIQKPKPSTPKIGKPVRSFITGNSPLLQIPVNKLSRKPIQKKEEEPQPKGVTEDKENNSAMETKEVANGIVDRKRALSPGNEETPRKRHKNEEEGGEAVKEVNVMQRKKPSVTEDDIKNILNKESEDDDSGLSRLDSSEEESGEENVAQKKASTKSDSKEGTKSNEDSDSDEPLAMKAPKTKGQKKEPNEDSGQDLSEPKTEPAKSSKILSEDSSEEEDTVLKRKKSVQSSAKGKNAKKNKAGTSDDSGDSEDDKPLAKSRGRPRKSSKASLRESSSEGSSSESEYEPEAKKGSKKTKPKPKSKVAAKNTKLAKKKSRNSDSDSDDDEAAPKKGKGKAVKPGKKAKKAVSCSDSDDEPLVTKKKARKVSQKAKDPESDDNDSDDEPLVKKKPTPKSKKAASDSDSDDEPLQKKKPTPKSKKAGSDSDSDDEPLQKKKPTPKSKKATSDSDSDDEPLVKKKPTPKSKKAASDSDSDDETLVKKKPTPKLKKAGSDSDSDDEPLQKKKPTPKSKKAASDSDSDDEPLVKKKPTPKSKKAGSDSDSDDEPLQKKKPTPKSKKAGSDSDSDDEPLQKKKLTPKSKKAASDSDSDDEPLVKKKPTPKSKKAGSDSDSDDEPLQKKKPTPKSKKAGSDSDSDDEPLQKKKPTPKSKKAVKAKSESDSDSEPLQKKKTAKREGAEDEKSGGSDNKEEQDREGKKRNKPSSSDEEELLSKKKGPSPKRKKTETPSESDEEPLSKKKGKQTKDDQSGSDSDAETNVKVKKSSPLKQKKEDSEDSDGSDADAKKIESSSNSDSELEPEKESKKTPKRGRKPKTAKGKKKDSDSESEPEKESKKTPKRGRKPKAKKAADDSSENSDGSSSSDDEKPLAKKTTAKQKTKVAEKKSPKPAQMSDSDSDEPLAKKKKEGTGEKGKQVSKKSSKTDKADSDSSDTSLNSDSENEESSKEKKEVKPAKKEASKKSPKQSKGEDKLARLKKYIRTCGIHIKNYDKLLEGCKSISAKKAKLLGVMEEQGLKGTPTLEKCKKLRKKIERKKEVEELDLGNIIADSGRGRRNAHSLYASQRSQSPQFNSPIKASRARMIAESDSESD
- the LOC113802689 gene encoding nucleolar protein dao-5 isoform X2, encoding METKEVANGIVDRKRALSPGNEETPRKRHKNEEEGGEAVKEVNVMQRKKPSVTEDDIKNILNKESEDDDSGLSRLDSSEEESGEENVAQKKASTKSDSKEGTKSNEDSDSDEPLAMKAPKTKGQKKEPNEDSGQDLSEPKTEPAKSSKILSEDSSEEEDTVLKRKKSVQSSAKGKNAKKNKAGTSDDSGDSEDDKPLAKSRGRPRKSSKASLRESSSEGSSSESEYEPEAKKGSKKTKPKPKSKVAAKNTKLAKKKSRNSDSDSDDDEAAPKKGKGKAVKPGKKAKKAVSCSDSDDEPLVTKKKARKVSQKAKDPESDDNDSDDEPLVKKKPTPKSKKAASDSDSDDEPLQKKKPTPKSKKAGSDSDSDDEPLQKKKPTPKSKKATSDSDSDDEPLVKKKPTPKSKKAASDSDSDDETLVKKKPTPKLKKAGSDSDSDDEPLQKKKPTPKSKKAASDSDSDDEPLVKKKPTPKSKKAGSDSDSDDEPLQKKKPTPKSKKAGSDSDSDDEPLQKKKLTPKSKKAASDSDSDDEPLVKKKPTPKSKKAGSDSDSDDEPLQKKKPTPKSKKAGSDSDSDDEPLQKKKPTPKSKKAVKAKSESDSDSEPLQKKKTAKREGAEDEKSGGSDNKEEQDREGKKRNKPSSSDEEELLSKKKGPSPKRKKTETPSESDEEPLSKKKGKQTKDDQSGSDSDAETNVKVKKSSPLKQKKEDSEDSDGSDADAKKIESSSNSDSELEPEKESKKTPKRGRKPKTAKGKKKDSDSESEPEKESKKTPKRGRKPKAKKAADDSSENSDGSSSSDDEKPLAKKTTAKQKTKVAEKKSPKPAQMSDSDSDEPLAKKKKEGTGEKGKQVSKKSSKTDKADSDSSDTSLNSDSENEESSKEKKEVKPAKKEASKKSPKQSKGEDKLARLKKYIRTCGIHIKNYDKLLEGCKSISAKKAKLLGVMEEQGLKGTPTLEKCKKLRKKIERKKEVEELDLGNIIADSGRGRRNAHSLYASQRSQSPQFNSPIKASRARMIAESDSESD